One Oncorhynchus keta strain PuntledgeMale-10-30-2019 chromosome 22, Oket_V2, whole genome shotgun sequence DNA window includes the following coding sequences:
- the LOC118400719 gene encoding carbohydrate sulfotransferase 1-like: MNSAMQCSWKAVILLALLSIAIQYTAIRTFTAKPFQMCPVTASNPLNCGMLWQDAVDSSFDQRICDDFLYLTSNVSRKTHVLILATTRSGSSFVGQLFNQHQDVFYLFEPLYHVQTTLLPRLSHSRTAGDTRVMLGASRDLLRSLYDCDLYFLESYIKPQPANHSTDKLFRRGASKALCSLPVCDAFSPGELNIDEGECVRRCGGLNMTLASDTCRERRHVAIKTVRIPEVSDLRALVEDPRLNLKVIQLVRDPRGILASRIETFRDTYRLWRIWRATGRRPYNLDLTQLTMVCEDFLGSVTTGLSRPPWLKGRYMLVRYEDLARNPLQKTKEIYEYLGLIMDKNVGDWIQNNTRGSNDLSAKHKYGTVRDSAANAESWRLKLSYDMVDYTQTVCQQVLQELGYKTVSSPEELKNLSLTLIEDKTFLPFL, translated from the coding sequence ATGAATTCAGCCATGCAATGTTCCTGGAAGGCTGTGATTCTGCTAGCCTTACTGTCCATAGCGATCCAGTACACAGCCATCAGGACGTTCACAGCCAAGCCATTCCAGATGTGTCCAGTGACAGCCTCAAACCCTCTGAACTGCGGCATGCTGTGGCAGGATGCGGTGGACTCGTCCTTTGACCAGCGGATCTGTGACGACTTCCTTTACTTAACCTCCAACGTCTCCAGGAAGACCCACGTTCTCATCCTGGCCACGACCCGCAGCGGCAGCTCCTTCGTGGGTCAGCTGTTCAACCAGCACCAGGATGTGTTTTATCTGTTTGAGCCGCTCTACCATGTCCAGACCACCTTGCTCCCCCGCCTGTCCCACAGCAGGACGGCAGGCGACACCAGGGTGATGCTGGGGGCCAGCAGGGACCTGCTCCGGAGCCTCTACGACTGTGACCTTtacttcctggagagctacatcAAACCCCAGCCAGCCAATCACAGCACAGACAAGCTGTTCCGGAGGGGAGCAAGTAAGGCTCTGTGCTCCCTGCCCGTCTGCGACGCCTTTAGTCCTGGAGAGTTGAACATTGATGAAGGAGAGTGCGTCAGGAGGTGTGGCGGTCTCAACATGACGCTGGCGTCGGACACCTGCCGTGAGAGGCGCCATGTGGCCATCAAGACAGTGAGGATACCGGAGGTGAGTGACCTCAGAGCTCTGGTGGAGGACCCTAGGCTCAACCTCAAGGTGATCCAGCTGGTCAGGGATCCCCGAGGGATTCTGGCCTCCCGCATCGAGACCTTCAGGGACACCTATAGACTCTGGAGGATCTGGAGGGCCACTGGGAGGAGGCCCTACAACCTGGACCTCACCCAGCTCACCATGGTCTGTGAGGACTTCCTGGGTTCTGTGACAACGGGCCTTAGCAGGCCCCCCTGGCTCAAAGGGAGGTACATGttggtcaggtatgaggacctgGCCAGGAACCCTCTCCAGAAGACCAAGGAGATCTATGAATACCTGGGTCTGATCATGGACAAGAACGTAGGCGACTGGATCCAGAACAACACCAGGGGAAGCAACGATCTGTCCGCCAAGCATAAATACGGCACTGTTCGGGACTCAGCTGCCAATGCGGAAAGCTGGAGGCTCAAATTGTCTTATGACATGGTTGATTACACACAGACTGTGTGTCAGCAAGTTCTACAGGAGCTTGGTTATAAGACTGTCAGCTCCCCTGAGGAGCTGAAAAATCTGTCTCTGACTCTCATCGAGGACAAAACTTTTTTACCTTTTTTGTAG